The Syngnathus acus chromosome 12, fSynAcu1.2, whole genome shotgun sequence genome contains the following window.
ATGAGGCCATGTTGCCTCGGAGTTGCAGTGTCGTATACACTAACGCGTTTGACATTGGCCTCATATACACACAGCTCGGCTCTGTTTATATTTAGTTGACTGACTTCAGCCGTCCTTTTGTCGGCGGCGGCCCCGCCTCTCGACCAGACCCGTTTGCATAGCCATCTCTTTTTCACAGCGCTCTTCCTGCCAGGTCGATTGCAGCGCTccttatgtttattttgtttgtttacagatTCCTCCCCTCACTGGCGCGTTCTGCGGTCCATAGCTGAAGTCTCCTGGTCCAAATATGTCGCAGCTCCTCCACGTGGAGATCCCAAACTTCGGAGCCACGGTGCTAGGCTCCCTGAATGAGCAGCGTTTGTTGGGACACTACTGCGATGTCTCCATCCTGGTCAAAGGTGCAGAAGTGGGAAAAGTCAATGGGAACAAtctttacaatttaaaatagtTTGTTGTATGTGACCGCATGAGCAAAACACACAgtatttggattatttttgcatttgtgaagTATGAGTGAAGCAAAAGTATCCATCCAGaggtcggccattttgccacttgttgTCGACTAAAAATGACAGTTTCAATTTTCATTAAATCAGCCGTCCTGATGGTCTTTTCTTTTCGTGATTCCAGGTCAGGCATTCAAAGCCCACCGGGCAGTGCTGGCCGCCAGCAGCCTATACTTTCGTGACCTCTTCAGCACGTCGACCAAGACCCAGTTCGAGTTGCCCTCCTCAGTCACGCCGGCATGCTTTGAGCAGATCCTCTCATTCTGTTATACGGGTAAGCTGACCATGGCGGCAAGTGAGCAGCTGGTGGTCATGTACACAGCGGGCTACCTGCAGATCCAGCACATCGTGGAGCGCGGCATGGACCTGATGTTCAAGGCCAACTCGCCGCACTGCGATTCACAGACGGCCGGCAACTTGGAGGAGACGGGCTCGGAGCCACAGAGTCCGTGCAACAACGGCAACGGCCTGGCTGTGGCCGCTCTCCTTGCGAACACTGGCTGGTCCCCGTCCCTCCTTATGCCGCCGCGCAAGATTAAGCTAGAGAGTGGCGAGCCCACACCCCTCACCATCGCAACCACCCAAGGCAAAATCTCCTCCTCTGAGTTGGGCAGCCGTCTAGCGAGGGCCAGTTCGCTCTTTTACACCACCGCGGGAGGGACCACCATTCCGGGCGTGCCCCCTTACCACCTTCTGGGGGTTGGGGGAGGCGGGGCCGGGGGCGGAGCCACAGGCGAGCGTTCAAGTCCCGGTGAATCCAGTTTGCCCACCACCGATAGTCCCACGTCGTACCAGAACGAGGATGAGGAGTTTGAGGAAGAGCCCTTTGACGGAATGGTGGAGGACAGCTTCAGTCACCTGTATGCACGTCCAGGCAACCCCTATGGCAGTGAGTAATGTAATGTTAGATCCTGTCGATTTTGTTAATTGTGTTGAATTTTGACACTTGTTAGAATTATATTAACCTCAACCTGCACAGTTAGCTACTTTAAACCACCTGGCTGCCTTTAAAATCCCGTTAGCTTTCTGATAACCAACATTAGCAAGGTTTAAGCTTCCCTTAACTACTGTTAACGGCATGGAATCTTGAAACTGACCTGTTAGTGTTACATTATCTCTGATCAATTTGCCTGGTTGCCACACTTTGCTGTCCAGCTGTTTAGTATCCACTGTTTGTTGTGTTTCAACCCAGTTCGCCTCACAGTATGTCCTGGAGACGCAACTCGTGCGTCATCCTTCAGTGGATAATAAGACATTCATTAGTATACAGTCTGTGTGGGCTTGGCTAAGtgcagtatttttttctcccattgACTTTGGCTCGTGCCTGATGGAGGAGATTCATTTGATGTCTAGCCAAATTTCAAAGTACAACTCAGCATGACTTGCAGAAAGATTGGAGGTCGATGTCACCGCAAATGTTTTTGGGGGAGCGCAGTATTCGCTGCTCGTTTggacatgttttcatttgcgtTATTTAACCTTTTTTTATATCGTGTGCCGCAACTTCAACTCACCTGACACTCTTCCTTAGTGCCGGACAAGCACGAGATCACGGGCGTGCCGCTGGCTTTGGAGAACCGCAACTGCGTGCTAATTCGTCGGGACCTGGTGGCACTACCCGCTAGCCTCATCAGCCAGATTGGCTACCGATGTCACCCTAAACTCTACACAGAGGGAGACCCCGGGGAGAAGCTGGAACTGGTTGCCGGTAGGCACTGTGGCACACGCATGCATGATGACCTCATGGCAGCTAGTTTTTTTTAGTCGCTCGTGTGAGAAGCAATTGTAAGTGGTCTGAATGTTTACTCACTGCTCCTCCTTGCGAAAGATAACTCAAATGCGTGTTATAACGAATCCCACTTGCCATATAGCAGTCATACGTGACTGGATTCAGTAGCCACTCATATTGCAGCAAGGCGTAATCTGCCTGGATGCAGTATCCAATCAGTATTTTACAGTGGGGGCGTGTCCTGCCTAGAATTCGACTGTGATTCATGATAACGTGTCAATGCCGTCTTAGATTGAGAGTTGGATTTAGTCTCCTGACTATAGTTAGTGGCTGGAGGAAGAAGATAAAATTAAGTCTACATCATCACTCAGGGCTTCTTCAAAGGGTTGACCTGTCACCGAATATTGGAACTGAAGTCATTTGATCACTAGTCAATCTAGTCAGGTAGTCAATACTGGCTGAGGGGTGAATCCTATGAAGACATCTCGGAACAAAAgtccacattttcaaaatcgaGTAAAAGGTCAGCGGAAGAAGAGTCTGACCCACTTTGAGTTGTGAAGCCGGTACAGGGAATAATACTTATTAGAACTAGAAATGCTCTAGGCTATTTGTTCCGTCACAATTAAAAGCCTCATGTAAGCATGCCCGTGAAGAATTTTCCACGTGGCCTTGTCCAGAAATGGAgcgttttgttttgactgacatttttttcctttgtaaCAAACTTctgtgtcatttgaaaaaagtagtgaattaatttgtcttttattggcAATGAAGTGGGACAAACATCAATAGCTTGTGGCAAGTGCCAAAATCAGCTAGCAAATAACTAGCACTTGACACAAAACCATGAAAGGAAAACATAACACTTGATAAAAGAATGTTTATTGtctaatttgacttttttttttttttttccctcaccaTCCAGGTACACAGGTGTTCATGACTCGAGGTCAGCTGATGAACTGTCATCTTTGCGCCGGAATCAAACACAAGGTCTTGCTGCGGCGTCTGTTGGCGACATTCTTTGATCGGTAAGACTCCTTTGTGggcatttcttttgtgtcttgtaaaagtcacacacacacacaaactactTTCACACTCCATCTGTGTCCACTGTCTCCAATGCTGTTTGTTAAGACTTTCTGTTACTGTGCGTTTGACAACTGCCTTGTTGTGGCCACTGTGGTGCATTACAGAAACACACTAGCAAACAGCTGTGGGACTGGTATCCGCTCCTCCACCAGTGACCCCAGCAGGAAACCCCTGGACAGCAGGGTCCTCAACGCTGTCAAACGTGAGTCTTTGCTACAAAAATATACCACAAACACTCAATTGTGTTTTAGAAAGGGATGTTGATAAAATCACATAGGTACTGTCATCAGTATAACCATATGACTTTTTAAGTaactaaaaatgtaatttactgCGTAATCGTGAATTGTTATCagtagcaataaaaaaaaggaatctcAATAAATAGGCTTGGTGTTAtgaatttaaatatgtaatataCTCagaatttacttttatttatttactaatttatattttatttaggtactagttatttttaatcaaatagaaaatgtattAATGGGTGATCTATTATTAGCAGAAGACTTCTCTTTTACGCCTTTGCTGTTTTGGTCTCAGGAAGAGAAGTGGTTtgtcgccatcttgtggcatatCTTAGCAATAATTAACTGTTGGGGCGTACGCTACATTATTATAATCATAATAGCTGCCATACTGGCCTAAATAACACAGGAGTGGAAACTGACGTGACAACACGCCACATGAGTCATTAAGAAAAGCTTTTGTCGTGTAcactcaataataataaatgttgtTGCCAAAACAGACGGCGCAGGCTATTAGTTGCTGCATCGACGGAGAAGCAAAAACATCAGTTTGACTATGCAGGAGGTgccgaccaaaaaaaaaaaaaaatcaatgaattaGACTAGACAACAACACCAAGATGGAGCCAGAGTAATACTTGAGGACATAAAcagctaattttgtttttcagtgaGTAATGAAAGCTGGtcagtgctgctgttttggttagcaacagttTTGAAATGGTAGGGttgatgaatgtttttgtgtgttgcagtGTACTGTCAAAACTTCAACCCTAACTTCAAGGAGAGCGAAATGAATGTGATTGCTGCTGACATGTGCACCAACGCACGGCGCGTCCGCAAGCGCTGGCTGCCTAAAATCAAGTCCATGCTGCCCGACGGCATGGAGGTGTACCGCGCCGGCATGGCCATGGGTGCCGCCGCCCCCGTGGCCGTGGGTCTGAACCTGGGCCTGGGCGCCAACCCGACACAAGTTGCGCTCCCCTTCGAGGCCGACTTCAAGAGCTTTGAGCAGAGGCTGTATCCGGAGCGCAAAGACCCCCTGAGGACTCATCCGGCGCTGGCCGACGGCAGCCCGGGCTCAGTGGCGGCGGCTACCGAGCCCGAGGGCGGAGGAGGGgtccaggaggaggaggaggaggaggaagccgGCTTGGAGGCCACCGACACCTCCGCAAATTTGATCTCCAACGGCGCCGAGGCGTCCGCTTGCGGCGACGCGCCGGCCGAGCAAGAAGCTTTCGGGCAAGGTCTGAGAGTAAACGGACAGTGAATGTCGTCTCGCAACACATGTCGTCAAGTTATGCTTAACCTTTTGCTTGTTCTCCCCCTCTGccatctttcttcttcttctgtgctTCCTCCGCGGTGCAAAAAGCTTGTGATCGTACGccaggggaaaaacaaaaagcgctCCGAGCAGACGCAGGCATCAAGATAAGTCACACTTTCGCGCCTTTCAAGTATTGCTTAGAATTTCACCTTGACAAATAATAATGTGATCGGCATACAAAAGCGCCTTTAGAGACTTTTTCCAAACAAGCAAGGAAAAATTTGATAGATTGAAGTCAGATGTTCTTTTTCGCAAATTACCTTGAATCTCGGAGAGAACATAGTTGACTGCTTATTGTATTAGATTCATAGTAGAGATTTTTTAAGTAGTTTTTTATTACATACAAATTTTCAACACAGGTCAAAAAGTTCTGCGTACAGAACACGCAATTAACAATCTTTGAGATCTTTTGTCCAAGTCGAAAAttgcagctgtttttttgcacACGAGACACTGATTAGCACTTGCAATCTCGACCAAAAAGTTTGAATTATGTTATGAAACGTGATTGAAAGACGTTATTGAAGTGGTAAAAATGATCACAATTCGAAGACAACCATGCAATTGGGGTTCATTAATGTGACGATGCCTACGTCAGCTTTTGGACCGCGCTTcctgaccacacacacacacacacacacacacacacacacacagtgaaaaCATTCAGTATAAATGCTAGACAAcgcaatttaataaaaaaaaaaagacctacGCACCGCAGCGATGCTTTTGTAGTACAATAATCTTGTCTTGGGGTAAAAGAACATGCGCTAAATGTTACATTGCATGCACGACTACCAAGGATTGATGATTAACAACCCAATCTATAGAGAACTGCAAGTATCATACGTCAGAATGACTGTTTAGGGAGGATTttgaattgtattttcttaCGAGCTCTTACCTCGCTAGGCGCGCTGTGTTGTCGCTTGGGTGTGACCCAGAAGTGACTTGTGTTTGACACAATCAACGGCGCGCGCTGCGAGATGATTTCTCGAACAAAGCCCTGTTCTACGTTCACATCCACATGGTCCACCTTCCATCCTATCGAATGGTTAAGGATGGGTACATTATTATCGACACGCGACTAGCTTACTGCATTTGCACTCTAAAAGACATTGAAATGGTTTTGGAAAAGATTGACTTGAATCTGagactgaaaatattttttcaaaggaGGGCAATATCAAATTAAGAGCTATTGTTTATCGTTAGCCTGTGCTCATCTATTTCCGTGCTAACTACTTCCACCCTCTTTTGCTTATTCATGTGCCCAATTCGTGAGAAATTTTCATTTACACCCCCGCAACACCTTACCAGAGGAAACAAGTgtttgaaaaacaacattgacaTTTCCCCTTTTCGTGCAAAAACAATTGTAATACCCCGAAGATGTGTTTATTGCAAAAAGATGTGCCATTTGAAAAGTTTTTAGGAAGCGAGCTTTAAGACAGTCCTGCACAGGGAGTACAGGGTTGTAATTGCACTATAGGTAATAATGTAAATGACGTTTACAGTGTCTTCTTTtagttgttttggtttttgtttacatgtcACAACAGGGCTAGCCTAGACTAGAATGGCTGAGAGGCTCCAATGAATGTAAACGTTAGCTCTGTTTTTTTAGCAAAAATTCCTGAACGGTCTTCCAATAGTGA
Protein-coding sequences here:
- the LOC119131650 gene encoding nucleus accumbens-associated protein 2; amino-acid sequence: MSQLLHVEIPNFGATVLGSLNEQRLLGHYCDVSILVKGQAFKAHRAVLAASSLYFRDLFSTSTKTQFELPSSVTPACFEQILSFCYTGKLTMAASEQLVVMYTAGYLQIQHIVERGMDLMFKANSPHCDSQTAGNLEETGSEPQSPCNNGNGLAVAALLANTGWSPSLLMPPRKIKLESGEPTPLTIATTQGKISSSELGSRLARASSLFYTTAGGTTIPGVPPYHLLGVGGGGAGGGATGERSSPGESSLPTTDSPTSYQNEDEEFEEEPFDGMVEDSFSHLYARPGNPYGMPDKHEITGVPLALENRNCVLIRRDLVALPASLISQIGYRCHPKLYTEGDPGEKLELVAGTQVFMTRGQLMNCHLCAGIKHKVLLRRLLATFFDRNTLANSCGTGIRSSTSDPSRKPLDSRVLNAVKLYCQNFNPNFKESEMNVIAADMCTNARRVRKRWLPKIKSMLPDGMEVYRAGMAMGAAAPVAVGLNLGLGANPTQVALPFEADFKSFEQRLYPERKDPLRTHPALADGSPGSVAAATEPEGGGGVQEEEEEEEAGLEATDTSANLISNGAEASACGDAPAEQEAFGQGLRVNGQ